DNA from Pirellulaceae bacterium:
TTCTCCACCTACGCGACTTGGTGGATTCGTCAAGCGATCACGCGGGCCATTGCCGATCAAGCGCGGACCATACGCATTCCGGTGCACATGATCGATGTTCTTAGTCGATTGCGCAATATCCAAAAGCAGTTGACTCAAGAATTGCATCGCGAGCCGACCACCGAAGAAATTGCGGCGCAGACTGACATTCCCGTAGAAGAGGTGCGGCGCGTGCTGGATATCGGCCGGCACCCTGTCAGTGTCGATCGTCCGGTAGGCGAAGGCGAGGACAACTCGTTCGGTGAGTTCATTGAAGACAACGACCACGGTAACCCGATTCGCAATGCCAGCCATGGTTTGTTGCGGGAGCAAATCGATACGATGCTCAAGTCGCTGACATTTCGTGAACGCGAAATTATTCGCTTGCGGTACGGTCTCGTGGATGGCTATTCATACACGCTGGAGGAAGTCGGACGTATCTTCAAGGTGACTCGCGAGCGCGTACGACAAATCGAGGCCAAAGCGGTTTCTAAGATGCAGAATCCGGTCCGTGCGCAACAACTGGCAGGCTATCTGCGCAGCGAGGCCGCCTAGCCATTCCGCCGAGTCAAGCCGCTTGACGACAACAGCCTGAAATGCCAGAAAAACGCAGGTTTTTCTGGCACTGGGGTTCGCCGGCGGTTGCGAGTGCAGACTGGGTAAACCACAATCTCTGTAGCCAGGTTCGCCAGCAGATGGGGAGTGACGCGGTCTCCACCGTCTGGCGAACGTGGCTGCATTGTGTCTTATTGTCAGAGCCGCTTGGCAATCTGGTTTCCTGCATACTCGCTTGACAAGAAAAGTGTATCGGAATGAATGTTCTGCGACTGCTGTGTTGCGTTGGCTGTATTGCACTGGTTGGTAGTTGGAGTGGTGCCCAGGAGGCGGTGCAGTCGGAGCTGATCTTCCCGCTGCATCCTAAACATAATCATGCTCCGGGGATTGCAGAGTTGCCCAGTGGTGAATTGATCGTCTCTTGGTTTCGCGGATCTGGTGAACGAACTGCTGACGATGTCGCCGTGTACGGAGCCCGGAGACCCGTCGGATCACGGCAATGGAGCGAGCCATTCGTGATGGTCGACACCCCCGGCTTTCCCGATGGAAACACCTGCCTGATGGTGGACACAGACGGTAGGCTGTTTCTGTTCTGGCCGTTGGTACTGGCCAATACGTGGGAGTCGTGTGTCACGCAAATGCTGATTTCTGAGCAGCCGGAAGGAATAGGTTCGCCGCAGTGGACTCGGCGCGATTCGCTGTGGCTCAAGCCCAAGGACTTCAGCCCGCAAGCATTGGAGGGGTTGGATAAGCTGCTGGGCGTGTTGCCCGAGTCAGCCAAAGCGGAACTGGATGACGTGGTAAAGTTTCGCGAGCGAGTTCAGGATAAGCTATATCAGCGACTAGGTTGGCAAGGCCGCTGCAAGCCGACAGTGCTGCCCAGCGGACGTATTCTACTGCCGCTTTATTCGGACACCTTCTCCTTCTCCATCATGGCGATCAGCGACGATCGTGGGCTAACGTGGCATGCTTCGGAACCACTAATGGGATTCGGAAACATCCAGCCAAGTGTCCTGCGACGTAACGATGGCACGCTGGTGGCCTACATGCGCGAGAACGGGCCTCGCAGACAAGTCCGCGTGAGCGAATCGAGCGACGATGGCCAGACCTGGGGACCGGTCGGCACGATCCCCATAGCCAATCCCGGCTCGGGACTGGATGCTGTGCAGACTCGCAGTGGCAATTGGCTACTGATCTCCAACAATACGATCGTCGGTCGCAATCGGTTGGCCATTTCCGTATCCAAAGACGAGGGACAATCTTGGCCGATCACGGTGCTGTTAGAGGATCAGCCCAAGGGAGCGTACCACTATCCGGCCATCATTCAGACTCGCGACGGCAAAATACACGCCGTCTACAGTTACTTCAGCGATGAGGGCAAAAGCATGAAGCATGTCGAGTTTGAAGAGGCCTATTTGCTGGGGCAGTAGAGTATAATGTCAAGACGTGGTCGTCATGGCTCTCAGGAGCACCCAGTGAATTTGGCTTACTGTATTCGAGTAACCGACGGTGTCCAGGCGTATCGTAACGGGAATTTGGTTCCTGCCACTGAGGCGGGGCGTTATCGCCAGCTGCCTGCTGCTGGCGTGCGGCATGATCTGCCTGGGTCCGGCTGCCGGGGCAGATTCTGAGCTGCCAGAGGTTAAGCGAATTAACGAGGCGATTCAGCAGAGCTGGACAGCGGCCGGACTGGTCGCATCCAAGAACGAGAACGATCTGAAGTGGATGCGGCGGCTGATGCTGGATGTAGTCGGTCGCATTCCCACTGATCAAGAGCAACAGGAGTTCGGTCGCGACAAGAGTTCCGACAAACGCCGCAAATTGGTCGAGCGATTACTGAGCGACGAGCGATATGCTGCTCAGTTTGCCGATTATTGGGCTGGCGTGTGGAGCAATATCTTGATCGGTCGCTCTAGCGGTAACAACGCTAATTCGCTGACCAATCGTGGCGGTATGTTTGAGTATCTGCGTACCAGCTTTGCCCAGCAAAAGCCCTACGATCGCATGGCTTTCGAGTTGATTACGGCCACCGGAACCAACAAGCCGGGCGAGAGTGATTTTAATGGTGCCACCAACTACTTAGCTGACAAAGTCAATCAAGACAATGCGACGCTGGCCACCGCCGCCACCGCCCGCATCTTTCTGGGGATGCAGGTTCAGTGTACTCAGTGCCACAACCATTTCTTCAATCAATGGAAACAAGAAAGGTTCTGGCAACTGAATGCCTTCTTTCGGCAGACTCGAGCGCTCCGGCGGTTTGTCCCTGGCACGCAGAATGTAGATTTCATTGAGTTGGTTGACGAAGACTTTGGCGGCGAAGGCAATCGCGCGCAGCCCGAAGAGGCAATCATATTCTACGAAGAACGCAATCAAGTGGTGCGTAGTGCGTACCCCGTGTTCGTAGATGGAACCGCCATTGGTCGCAGTGGACTGGTAGCCAAAGTCAACCGCCGTCAGGAATTGGGGAAACTGATTGTGGGTAGTCGAGACTTGGCCACTGCAGTCGTCAATCGAACTTGGGCGCAGTTTCTGGGGTATGGCTTCACGCGACCCATCGACGACCTTGGTCCCCATAACGTCCCATCGCATCCCGAATTGCTGGACGACCTGACCCAAGCCTTCATAGACTCCGACTATGATTTGCGGGCGTTGATGCGGTGGATCGTGCTATCGCAGCCCTATCAGATCTCCAGTGTCCAGTCCGGTGGTAACCGCCAAGACGATCCGGCCCTGGGAGTCCCGCCGCAGTTCAGCCGCTTCTACATGCGACAGATGACGGCTGAGCAGTTGTATCAATCACTGTTGACGGTGGCAGATCAGGGAGAAATATCAAGCCAGGATCAGCAACGACAGCGAGAAGAGTGGTTAAATCAGTTTGTGGTCGCCTTTGGAAACGATGCCGGCGACGAAGCCACGACATTCAATGGCTCCATTCCTCAAGCACTGATGATGTTCAACGGCGAATTAGTCAAGCGGGCTATTCAGGCTGAACCAGGTTCGTTGTTAAACGATTTGGCTGCTAGGCCGTCCAGGTATCCTGATAAGGTGCAGATGTTGTTTACTCTGGGGCTAGCGCGGCGTGCCAACCAGCGCGAGTTGGATATCGCGGCTCAGTTGCTGACGGCCCGTAGTGGCAATGTCACTCAGGCCCTCCAGGACTTGTGGTGGGCGATACTCAACAGTAATGAATTCATTCTGGTGCACTGAGCTGCGCCACAAATTGAAATAAGTGTCGCTAGCGTCGCCAGACGGTGGAAGAATTGGCCTACCACCATCTGACGATGGTAGTGGCCAGTAGGCCGATCGTCGAAACTGAGGTTCTAGCTGGAGTCGACTAACGATGCTTTGGAAGATGTACAGTCAGCCGCCTGGCATGTCCCGGCGGCATTTCTTGCAACATGCGGCTAGCGCCTGTCCGCTGGCGGCTTCGGCTCTGGCGCTGGGCCATTCACTGACGGTTCATGCTGATCAGCTCAAGCGACAACGTAAATCTGCCATCCTGCTGTGGATGGGTGGTGGTCCAGCGACGATTGACTTGTGGGATCTCAAACCCGGTGCGGCCACTGGCGGTCCATTCCAGCCGATTCGTACCACGGGTGATGTGGAGATTTGCGAACACTTGCCACAGATCGCCAAGCAAATGCAGCATCTGTCCGTGGTGCGGTCGATGAGTACTCGCGAAGCCGATCATGACCGTGGACGCTACTACATGCATACAGGCTATGTTCCGAATCCTACTGTCGAGCATCCCAGCGTGGGTTCTGTGGTGGCTCGAGAATTGATGGCGCGCCGCAGCGATCTAGAGATTCCACCATTTATCACTATCGGCGGAGCAAGTCCTGGGCCTGGGTTTTTGGGTATGAGCTTCGCGCCATTCAGCGTGTCTAGCGATGGTCGTATACGAAATCTTGAGCAGTGGACGAACGATCCGCGAATCGCTCAGCGTATGAAGACATTGGAGGTCATCGAACAAGGCTTCGTCCGTCAGAACCGCGGGTCAGCCGCCGAGAGCCATCAAACCATCCTTCAAAAGACCTTTCAATTGATGACCAGCCAGCAGATGTCAGCCTTTAACGTCTCCTCCGAGCCGCTGGCGGTTCGTGAGCGTTACGGTGACAGCGCCTTTGGCCGCGGCTGTTTGATGGCGCGGCGGCTAGTTGAAACGGGTGTGCCATTTGTCGAAGTTGATTTAGGCGGCTGGGATAATCATCAGGGCATTTTTCCAATCCTTCAGAACCAACGACTGCCGGTTCTAGATCAGGCTATGAGCGCCTTGGTGGAAGACTTGGCACAGCGGGAACTGCTCAAGGATACCGCTGTAATCTGGATGGGTGAATTCGGTCGGACTCCGTCAATCAATGGCAATGCAGGCCGAGATCACTACGCGCGGGCCTGGAGCGCGGTCCTGGGCGGTGCCGGTATGCGCGGTGGGTTAGCTATCGGCGAGACAGATCAGGAAGGTCGCGCCGTCACCAGTCAGCCCTATTCGTCCGAGGATTTGATGTCCACGATCTGCCACGCGCTGGGCATTTCCCTGGAGACGACCTATCGCAGTCCCAACGGTCGGCCCATCAAAATTGCTGGTGGTGGCAAAATCATTCAACCGCTGTTTGGCTAGACAGTCCGGGCAGCGATTTCGAGAGGGACTCGACAGTCGCCGCATGTCTGGGATAATCCTTGCCCCGCCACACCTCAATGGGCCAGTGGACTGTTGGTAGTTTCCGTGACGCGGGCGGTGGACGAACGAGCGTTCCACCGACGGGTGCAGGTGGCGACCTGTCATTCTTATCGGCCGCGCGGCCAACGACCGGCGTGTCGCGCGAACTATTTCAGCATTATTTCATTTCGCTTACAAGTTGAGCACGTATTATGGCCAAGAAGACCATCGCAGACGTTAATCCCCAAGGCAAAGTTGTATTGATGCGTGTGGACTTTAATGTCCCGCAAGACGACTCGGGAGCGATCACCGATGATCGCCGGATTCGCATGGCGCTGCCGTCGATCCAGTCAGTGCTCCAGCGAGGAGGCCGGCTGGTGCTGATGAGCCACTTGGGAAGGCCCAAGGGTAAGCCCGATCCGAAATACACCTTGGCACCCACCGCAGTGCGACTGGCTGAATTGTTGAATCAGCCCGTGGCATTTGCTGCCGACACGGTCGGTGCTGATGCAGCCAACAAGATCGCGGCATTGCGAGACGGACAGGTATTGGTGCTGGAAAATGTGCGATTCAATGCCGGAGAAACGTCGGAGTCCCGCGAATACGCGGAGACGCTGGCAGGTTGGGCGGACATCTACTGCAACGACGCCTTTGGAACCTGTCATCGCACGGATGCGTCCATGCTGGCTGTGCCGCAAGCCATGGCCGGCAAGCCGCGCGTCGTGGGATTTCTGGTTGCCAAAGAAATACAGTATTTGAGCGACACGATTGCACACCCTGCACGCCCGTTTGTGGCGATCCTGGGTGGTGCTAAGGTCAGTGACAAGATCAACGTGATCAGCAATCTTCTGGGGATATGCGATTATGTGCTGATTGGTGGCGCGATGGCCTACACCTTTTCACTGGCTCAAGGCGGTCGTGTGGGTAAGAGTTTGGTTGAGGCCGACAAGCTGGAATTGGCCAAGCAGCTCATCGCCGCTGGCGGTGCTAAGCTGGTCCTGCCGAGCGACACGCATTGTGGCGATGCGTTTTCTAGCGATTGCGCCAAACAAGTGGTACCGGCAGGACAGATTCCTGATGGCTGGGAGGGCTTGGACATTGGCCCCAAGACGGCTGAACACTACGGACAATTATTGGCCAGCGCAAAGACCGTGGTTTGGAACGGACCGATGGGAGTATTTGAAATGCCGCCGTTTGACGCGGGGACCAAGCGCGTCGCTCAGGCCATTGCCGCGAGTCACGCAATAAGCATTATCGGCGGAGGCGATTCGGCTGCGGCCATTGAACAAATGGGACTGGCCGATCAGATCACGCACGTCAGCACTGGGGGCGGCGCCAGTCTGTCGATGTTGGAAGGTCAAAAATTTGCCGCCGTCGAGCTGCTGGATAACGCCTAGCCCAAGCTTGTGCATGACCGATGCGGCGTTGGCCACAGTTCGGGCTGTCCTGTTGCGTTGAAGCGGCTCACGTATTTGTTACCGCTGCTTCCCCAGTCGCACTGCAAAGCCGATCAACACGGCCACGATAAAACCTGCGGTGACGGCTAAGACCACAGTGCCCGCCGTTGGGTCGCTGGACTTGTCGATCAGCACGGTGGTGGCCGCAGCAATGGCACCCAGCACCGAGGCCGCCATCAAGATATTCCAAATCCACATCGACGCGCCGACGGGCTTTTCCTCCTTTAGCAGCGAGCGGCTATTCATCATCATCATAAATGTGATGTATGCAATCGGCAGTAGCAACATGCAAAAAGACGAAGCCAGAATGGCCAACCACAACTTCGAAGGACCGTCCCAAACTTGCGGCCACGACGCGCCAGACACTCCGGCCAGAAGGCAGCCAATTGTAAATGTGGGCTGTGTACCTTGTGGATGATCGAATGCCTCGCACAACGCATAGCCATTGATGAGCATCAGGATGATAATGGTCGAGACACCCATGCCAAAGGCACCCAGTCCGAAGATAATGCTGGCCAGTTTTTCGCCCAACAATGGTGATAGGGATTTCGAGAGCTGGAATGCGTCGCGCTGCACCAAAGTCAATGCGATCTGCTTTTCGGTTGTGTCGAGTGTGGCCATGGCTGCCAATTGCTGATCGCGACTCAAATTCGCATAGGCTTCCGATCCTACTTCGTGTGATATGCGAGCCGCCAGCGATTTTTCCACGGACTTGAACATGGGGCTGCTGACCATCACGTCGGGCTGAGAGCTGGCTAATTTGTCGTCTAGCTCCTGGCCGTGAAAGGTTGCTGCCGAGGCGATCACCACGCAGCTCGTTACAATCAAATAGGGTATCGCCATGCCAGTTGCCAAGTCAAATCGGGCAAGACCCCGAAACGGCTTGTCCCAGCCGCGAGTCAGCATGGAATAGGGCAACAAGAAGGTCATATTGATGCCCACGGCGGTGGCGGCTGCGCCAATCATCACGGCGCGTTGTTCTTTCACGATTCGCGCAGACCAAAATTCGGCATGGCTGGGACTTAGATGACCCACTAGCTCTGCCAACTTGCCGATGGGTCGAAACATAGCCGTCAAGTCGGGTACAAAGCCACTGAGAATGGATTGCCACTGCATCGTTCCTTGGCTGACTAACAGTACCACGACACCGAAAAAGCAAATGACAATCATACCGACGAGCGCCTTGAGCACGAGGTCGAACAGTTTTCTGCCAAGACCACCTTTCAGGCTCATGTGAACGACGCCGTAACACACGACCAGAAGTACTGCCGAGACCCACAGTTTATTGGCGAAGGAGTCGCTCATCGCCGAGCCCACCAAGTTCTCATTCAATGAGGCGTAGCACAAGCTAAACTGCGGCATGCACCAAATCATGTTGGCCATCATGGTGGCAATGAGCCATCCCCAGGCCAGTACTGGATTGATATGCTGGGCGATTGCCGGAAATGGTCGTTGGCCTGTGGATAAAGTGACATAGCTTATGGCGCTAAGCATGATCACTCCCATGGTGATCGCTACCAACTGCAGCCACAACAGATGCGTACCCCCCAGAGCGCCTAAGAACAACGCTCCTGCCAGCGATCCTCCACCCAGCGTAATAGCGCTCTGCAGCCAGCCGGGGCCCGATAGCCGCACGTAAACTCCCAGCGTTGCCAATGGACCGTGCTTTTGGGCTGACACCAGTTGATGTCGATTGTGATCAATTTCTGATTGGTCTTTCATGGTACCTCGGAGGTCGAATCGCGGTGACGTTCAATCTTGATCGATCAATCAGGATTGGACATAGGGGCGCTTAGGTCGTTGGCTAGGTCATTACAATAGCTTCCTAAGCCGAGGAAGGGGATAGGTCCGGCATTTTTTGAAGCTGTTTCGCAACCTTTTCAACTTATCCCAGACGCACAATGCAGGTCGCTGGTTTCAGCCAATCACAGTTGCTAGAATCGTAACGGCCGGCGTCCTACATGTCGGCATTCATGGGTTGAGTGAACCAGGTAGGAGACTGGGCGTGGGCAGTTAGATGGTGAAGGTCCTTTGGAAATCATGTGCGCTGCCGTTGGTTTGTCTAGTGAGCCTACCGATGTTGTGGGCGATTGCTGGCCCCCAGGATGATCGGGTTCTACAGGCGATCTGCCAACATGGATTGCCTGACATTGCCGTCGGCTATGCCCGGGCTCGTCGTGATGTGCCGGGCGGTGCAGTGGCTCGCCAGTCTGACGCTGTGGCCTGGTGGACTATGCGCGAAATGGAATTCCTGGCTCAAGCCGCGTTACATGGTGTGATGGCTGGCTCTAATGGCTGGCAAGAATGTGGAGCAGCAGCCGAGCGGTACCGACAGCGGCCAGACGTGGATTCGGACTTGACTAAAAACCGACGAGGACCGTGGATCGAGTGGCAATTGGCTCGCTGTGACTTGGTGCACGCTCAATCCGTGTTGGCCACCTTTCTGGCCAACCCGATGCAACTTCAGGCGCGCGATCAGGCACTGGAATTAGTACGGGGTCTTATCGAGCGATCAGAACGGCTGCTTACCGAAATTCGTCGACGACAACCCATCGCGGCTCGACAGTCGCCTCAAGATGGCGCCGAAGCAGCCGCAGAACAACTGCGGAATCTCTTGGCCGATACCGAGCTGTTGCAATGCGAAGCGCTCCTAGTTCGTAGCCAACTTTACCCACCCAATGCAGCAGATCGCGCGGCTGCGCTGTCCGAAATGCTCGAGAAAGTTCAAGCTCTCCAAAGTCGTGGCGGCGGACGCTTGCCAAGCAGTGATGCGTTGCTGGTAGCGCAGGCTACCGCCCAGGTGGAACTTGGTGATCCGCAGGCGTTGCAGCGTTTGGTTGACTTGAGCCAACGAGCTGACCGACCAGCGCTGCGTCTGCAAGCCGGAGTTCTCGGGGTCAGGTATTTCACGCAGCGCAAAGACTTCAGGCAAGCTGAGGAACTGTTAAACCGTCTGCAATGGTTGCTGCGTGACGATGCCAGCTTGGAGCCACTGTGGCAGCTTTCGCAAATCGAACTCACTCTCGGCCGTATGGCGGAGATGCAGCCCGAGCAGCAAGCCGCAGTTGCCGGTCAATTGACTCAACAGGCTGAGCAATTAGGCCAGCGTTTCGGTGGTTATTGGCGGACTCGTGCCGAGGCGCTGCTAGTGAGTCACCTTGCCAGTCAACGTTCCGAAGATGCGCAGTTAGGGACGGTGCTGCTGATGGCTGAAATTCGCCAATTGATTGCTGCTGGTCGTGAACAGCAGGCGATAGAAAAACTTTTACAGGCTTACACAGCTCAGTTGTCGGCGGGCAATGCGGCTGATGCATTGCAGTGGTTGTCCATGGCGGCTGCCATGTTGCGACGCAGTCAACAGTGGCAGCGAGCCGCTGAGGTAATCGAGCAGTCGGCCGGTGATTGGTCACAAGCGCCCGAGGCGGCTGAGACGCATTTGTGGGCGATTCGTGCTCGTGCGGAGGTGTTGCGCGAGCCGAGCGCTCACCCCACCGCTGGGCAGGCGTTTAAAGCATCTATCCAGCAACAGTTGCGACTGTGGCCCGATGAACAGGCAACCTCGCAGGCTAGGCTGTGGTTAAAGAATTGGATGATGGCCAGGGGGCAGGCATCTGAGTATTTGGAATTCATGCAAGCCGAATTGCCGCGAGTTCACCAGCCGAGCGTTGCCGATGCGATGCTGAATGAGTGGATTGAGGTGACGCTCAATCGAGGTGCATCGCTGACAACCGATTCAGCTCTTGACTGGATCGAGACGCCAGCCGTTCCGTTTGCCGAACCGCAGGTTGCGTACGCCGCTCGGTTGGTAGCTTTGGCAGCCCTGGAATTGTCTGAGTGTGCCTTCGGTGGCTCGTGGAGCGAGCCGGAAGATATTCGGCGGCGATGGCAAGAAATGACCGGCTGGTTGAGTGACTCGACAGCCAGCCAATGGTCGGTAACCGGATTCGTGGCGATTGCCGTGGCGCTGGATGAGCTACGACTGCAACGTGAAGTGGTACCAACTCTGAGTCCAGATTCTCGCCAAGGTAGGTATCAAGAATTGCCGTTGCAGCCGGAATCCAAGCCTAACGGGCAAGACAATCCCTTTAACCAACTGACACCTCTGGGACGGGCTGGCGTGGCACCGGCATTGGTGGCGGTTCTGGATTGGTGTGCTCCCGACCAGCGGCGCGCGGCATGGCTGCAACTGACTTTGGAACCGCACTGGAGTCGCCCGTCAAGCGAAGGCTTGAAGCCGCAGAAGCTCAACCCCCTGGCTCACATGGCGCTACTGCGGGTCGCGGCCTGGCAGCAAACCGAGGGGGCTGACGTAAGCTTACAAGAATTCGCGGAGCAACATGCCAAGCACGGTTTCGTGCAGCTCATGTACGCCTATCGTCTGGCCGAGCTTGAGCAGTTGGCTCCAGCCATCGAGCGAACTCGACGCATCGCCGCGTTCGCCCCGGCAGGCAGTAGCCTGCAATCGGCAGCTCGATTGTGCCTAGTAAGGCTGCTTGTGCGTAGCGGCGCCATCGATGAAGCTAAGAACTCGGCGAGATTGTTCCTGGCGACCGCGCCGCAAATAAACGCACTCTGGGCGCAAAGGTTGAACCGATTAGCGGGTGAGGCTAGCGAATAGATAGCCGTATGCGACCTGCCTCTTATCTTCGACATTGCCCCAGAAATGAATCTAGGCACCACTTAGAACTACGCCCACGCATGTCAGTGGCCGGAAAATGGAGTTCTGCGGAATTGCCCAGGGGCGGTCATGACTATTCTGACTCAGGTTGTCGTTCGGTTGGCTGCGTAGGTTCTTGTCCGGCTGCCTGCGGAGGAATTAGCAACTGTGGGTCGATGGGTTTCTTGTCTTGATACAGCTCCAGGATTTTTTGCGCGACGGGAAGCTGATCTGCGTTGGCTAGCTGAATAACTTTTTCTTGCCAGCCAATAGCGGTTTCAAAATCATCAGCGGACGCAAAGCATGCAGCCAGCAGAGTCAAATCGTTGACGTCTTTGTACTGGCTGATATCGTTCACCACTTTGGCCAATTCGATGGCGATTACCGGATCGCGTAGTTGGCTTTCGGTGCAAGTGGCCAGTAACCACGCGCGATTGACCAGGGCTAAAACGAATCGCGGAGCCAGTTCGACGGCGCGCTGGTAGTCTGCGGTCGCACGAGCAAAGTTACCGAGCATCTGGTAGTTGTAGCCGCGATTGTTGAAGGCCACTGCCGATTGCGGGGCCAGTTCAATGACTTTGGTAAAATCGTCGATGGCGGCCTGATGCTGGCCCATTTGAAATTTGATGAAGCCGCGCCCCATCCAAGCCGAAATATCGTTGGAAACCAAGTCGATCGCAGAATCATAGTCCTTAACGGCCAATTCCAGCTTACCCAGCAACTTGTGGGCCACAGCTCGCTGCGAAAACAGCACCGGATTCTGTGAGTGTGTCTCTAAAGCAGCGGAATAATCCGCCACTGCCAGATCGTACTTACCGACCACCATGTAGACGCTGGCCCGGTTCATGCGCGGTACTTGGTCTTTGGGATCCTTGGCGATGGCCAGCGTAAAATCTTCGATGGCTTTGTCGTGCTGTCCCATCGTAGAATGGAACAGGCCGCGACTGGCGTAGGCATGAGATTCGGTATAGCCCAACTGGATGGCCTTGTCGAAGTCTGCAAGTGCGCTTTCCGGATCGCCTTGAGCCCAGTGGGCGCTGGCTCGTAGCGTGTACAGTCGCCCTTCTTCAGGCGATTGCAGAATCAGTTCGTCGTAGATTGGGATCGACTCGGAGAGCCGCGCGGCATTGTCTTTGGCGACTGCACCTTTGCGACCTGAGAGCGTAGCGATGACATAGTCATTGGCCCGCTCAGCGACGACCGTCAGCAAGTCGCCCTTGTGGATGGTGTCAATGATTTCGTCCTTCAGCCGAAGAGTCATGTCGATGCGGGCCACGATTGGATCGGGAGAGGTGGGGTTGGTCGGTGGAACGGGCGGGGGTATTTGCTCACCACTGCTTTCAGAATGGTCGCTGCCGGCTGGAGTTTCCGCCGCGGCTGAGTCGGTGGTGGTTGACTGGTCGCCTCTGGATTGGCCATCGCTTGGAGGAGCTTCAGCAGTCGTCGCCGCGTCTGTTCCCGGAGTTTCTTGAGCGGCTAGCGGCGTGCAGCGTTGACCCAATGCGATCACCAGACCAACGATCAACAGGCAAGACCAAGCAGGTTGACGCAACATAGTTAACGTAGCAGGTGAGGTGGGATGAGCAGCTATTACGAATTTACCGGTAGCGACCCTCGCCAAGTATCAGTAGCGACCGTCGCCTGCGCGGTGGGGATGCTGAGATTCCAGCGTCCGACGATTGCGAAGTCTGGGGTCGAGGGACTAAGTGCACTGGAGCTGCCATGTTAACCCACCTGCAATTGCGATTCAACGTGACGAATCACGTCTCGCACGCTCCAGCGTCGGCTTCCATCCAGTTGCACGTTTTGGCTGAGCCATTCGGCGACGGTTTTCTCAGCCGAGATGACGGTGCTATGGCGACGGCTACCGAAATAGTCGCCGATCTCTTTGTAGGCTGCTGAGGTGTATTTCCGCGCCAAAAACATGGCCAACATCCGCGGTTGGCTGACGGTACGGACTTTGCATTTCGATTGCAAGCTGTCCTGCTGCAGCCCAAACATTCCACAAACGGCGCGTTCGATGTCCGAAAGACGCACGATCGGCTGGGCTGCCTGGACAAGATCAGCCACGGCGTTCCAGCAGCCGTCGACAGTTAATGGGCGGCTAGAGACCGATGCGGTAGCCACCAGTCGATGAACCACGCCGCGAATTAGCCGACCATCGCCGCAGACCCGATCGGCCAACAGCTCCAGTGCTTCTCCAGCGATATGAATGCCCGATTCCAGGACTTGTTGTCGCAGCAAGGTCAGTCGCATCGACTGATCCAACGGATAGACGGGCGCTATCAGTCCGCCTCGCAAGCGTCCCAATAAATCGCCACCCAGCGCCGACAGCTCACTCAGAGGTCGGTCAGCTGTGACTATGATTTGCTTACCGGCACGCAATAAATAGTCGATCGTGTAACGCGCTTCGGCCAACGTGGAGCGCTTGCCAATGAAGAAATGAATGTCATCCAGCAACAGCGCGTCCACATCGCGATAACGGCGACGAAACATCGGCAAGCCGCGACCTTGTAGCCCCTCG
Protein-coding regions in this window:
- a CDS encoding divalent metal cation transporter; translated protein: MKDQSEIDHNRHQLVSAQKHGPLATLGVYVRLSGPGWLQSAITLGGGSLAGALFLGALGGTHLLWLQLVAITMGVIMLSAISYVTLSTGQRPFPAIAQHINPVLAWGWLIATMMANMIWCMPQFSLCYASLNENLVGSAMSDSFANKLWVSAVLLVVCYGVVHMSLKGGLGRKLFDLVLKALVGMIVICFFGVVVLLVSQGTMQWQSILSGFVPDLTAMFRPIGKLAELVGHLSPSHAEFWSARIVKEQRAVMIGAAATAVGINMTFLLPYSMLTRGWDKPFRGLARFDLATGMAIPYLIVTSCVVIASAATFHGQELDDKLASSQPDVMVSSPMFKSVEKSLAARISHEVGSEAYANLSRDQQLAAMATLDTTEKQIALTLVQRDAFQLSKSLSPLLGEKLASIIFGLGAFGMGVSTIIILMLINGYALCEAFDHPQGTQPTFTIGCLLAGVSGASWPQVWDGPSKLWLAILASSFCMLLLPIAYITFMMMMNSRSLLKEEKPVGASMWIWNILMAASVLGAIAAATTVLIDKSSDPTAGTVVLAVTAGFIVAVLIGFAVRLGKQR
- a CDS encoding tetratricopeptide repeat protein, translated to MLRQPAWSCLLIVGLVIALGQRCTPLAAQETPGTDAATTAEAPPSDGQSRGDQSTTTDSAAAETPAGSDHSESSGEQIPPPVPPTNPTSPDPIVARIDMTLRLKDEIIDTIHKGDLLTVVAERANDYVIATLSGRKGAVAKDNAARLSESIPIYDELILQSPEEGRLYTLRASAHWAQGDPESALADFDKAIQLGYTESHAYASRGLFHSTMGQHDKAIEDFTLAIAKDPKDQVPRMNRASVYMVVGKYDLAVADYSAALETHSQNPVLFSQRAVAHKLLGKLELAVKDYDSAIDLVSNDISAWMGRGFIKFQMGQHQAAIDDFTKVIELAPQSAVAFNNRGYNYQMLGNFARATADYQRAVELAPRFVLALVNRAWLLATCTESQLRDPVIAIELAKVVNDISQYKDVNDLTLLAACFASADDFETAIGWQEKVIQLANADQLPVAQKILELYQDKKPIDPQLLIPPQAAGQEPTQPTERQPESE
- a CDS encoding ATP-binding protein produces the protein MAHEVIHHRQNWVTGIQAALSQRIGSERYELWLPSDTTWDFSDSVVSIGFTSEFACQLCRKMLGADIVHVVRQVLGDPAVQVRWQVQPQPLAHQPSSLQTSTSQSARCLPNAAQPPVTTLSTQPSKQIVAEPAAKLANLKVPRTRPAAPSAIPSVSAKAANVTDASADLWPRIVQGSSNQLAWTSVNMVAAEPGRLTPVVIHGPTGTGKSLLLAALAQRLRSARRLKRVLYLTSEQFTNEFTEGLQGRGLPMFRRRYRDVDALLLDDIHFFIGKRSTLAEARYTIDYLLRAGKQIIVTADRPLSELSALGGDLLGRLRGGLIAPVYPLDQSMRLTLLRQQVLESGIHIAGEALELLADRVCGDGRLIRGVVHRLVATASVSSRPLTVDGCWNAVADLVQAAQPIVRLSDIERAVCGMFGLQQDSLQSKCKVRTVSQPRMLAMFLARKYTSAAYKEIGDYFGSRRHSTVISAEKTVAEWLSQNVQLDGSRRWSVRDVIRHVESQLQVG